In Lemur catta isolate mLemCat1 chromosome 1, mLemCat1.pri, whole genome shotgun sequence, one DNA window encodes the following:
- the FAM43A gene encoding protein FAM43A, producing MLPWKKHKFELLAEAPPRQASKPKGYAVSLHYSALSSLARACPEGALSRVGSMFRSKRKKLHITSEDPTYTVLYLGNATTIQARGDGCTDLAVGKIWSKSEAGRQGTKMKLTVSAQGIRMVHAEERALRRPGHLYLLHRVTYCVADARLPKVFAWVYRHELKHKAVMLRCHAVLVSKPEKAQAMALLLYQTSANALAEFKRLKRRDDARHQQQELVGAHTIPLVPLRKLLLHGPSCYKPPVERSRSAPKLGSITEDLLGEQQEQELQEEEEEEHPVGCLEEEEDRAGEGDPAEQEAEAQRALVVAMHLECGDLLDTLENGREEALGGDGDSLGPGAGPPPLLLGSASDMKAELSQLISDLGDFSFGNDVRTLQADLRVTRLLSGESTGSESSIEGGGPDATSATAVDPPGPADGASPDESHSG from the coding sequence ATGCTGCCGTGGAAGAAGCACAAGTTCGAGCTGCTGGCCGAGGCGCCGCCGCGGCAGGCGTCCAAGCCCAAGGGCTACGCTGTGAGCCTGCACTACTCAGCGCTCAGCTCGCTGGCGCGGGCGTGCCCCGAAGGCGCGCTTAGCCGGGTGGGCAGCATGTTCCGCTCCAAGCGCAAGAAGCTGCACATCACCAGCGAGGACCCCACTTACACCGTGCTCTACCTGGGCAATGCCACCACCATCCAGGCGCGCGGCGACGGCTGCACCGACCTAGCCGTGGGCAAGATCTGGAGCAAGAGCGAGGCAGGCCGTCAGGGCACCAAGATGAAGCTGACGGTGAGTGCGCAGGGTATTCGCATGGTGCACGCTGAGGAGCGCGCGCTGCGCCGCCCGGGCCACCTCTACTTGCTGCACCGCGTCACCTACTGCGTGGCAGACGCGCGGCTGCCTAAGGTCTTCGCATGGGTGTACCGACACGAGCTAAAGCACAAGGCGGTAATGCTGCGCTGCCACGCTGTGCTGGTGTCCAAGCCCGAGAAGGCGCAAGCCATGGCCCTGTTACTCTACCAGACATCTGCCAACGCGCTGGCGGAATTTAAACGCCTCAAGCGACGGGACGACGCGCGTCACCAGCAGCAGGAGCTGGTGGGCGCGCACACCATCCCGCTAGTGCCGCTACGCAAGCTGCTCCTGCACGGACCCAGCTGCTACAAACCGCCGGTGGAGCGCAGCCGCAGCGCGCCCAAGCTCGGCTCCATCACTGAGGACCTGCTCGGCGAacagcaggagcaggagctgcaggaggaagaggaagaggagcacCCCGTGGGCtgcctggaggaagaggaggatcgTGCTGGGGAGGGAGATCCAGCAGAGCAGGAGGCCGAGGCGCAGCGGGCGCTCGTGGTGGCCATGCACTTAGAGTGCGGGGACTTGCTGGACACGCTAGAGAATGGCCGCGAGGAGGCGCTGGGGGGCGACGGGGACTCGTTGGGCCCGGGAGCCGGGCCGCCGCCTCTGCTGCTGGGTAGCGCCTCCGACATGAAGGCCGAGCTGTCGCAGCTTATTAGCGACCTGGGCGACTTCAGCTTCGGCAACGACGTGCGCACTCTGCAGGCCGACTTGCGGGTGACGCGCCTGCTGTCGGGCGAGAGCACCGGCAGCGAGAGCTCCATCGAGGGCGGGGGCCCGGACGCCACCTCCGCCACCGCCGTGGACCCGCCCGGCCCAGCCGACGGCGCGAGCCCGGACGAGTCCCACTCGGGCTGA